The following coding sequences are from one Chloroflexaceae bacterium window:
- a CDS encoding ABC transporter substrate-binding protein: MNRTNHRIPGIYLIILLIITALILAACGNQGAAPAATSPAPTAAPATTAPVSAERVVTTTANGFPLTIENCGLTQTYAAPPQRAVTMNQHVTEVMLALGLQDRMVGTAYLDDAILPEFQAAYAAIPVLSDQYPSLETLLAAQPDFVYGGFRSAFSEESGRTRERLAASGANSFLSTEYCTDSPVTMETVYDDIRKIGAIFGVPERAEEQIRKMQAQIDAVKAKIPAGPAPRVFVYDSGEDKPFTSGGNGIANNIITLAGGENIFADLPDTFGDVSWEEVVARNPEVILIFDYGDTTAEQKRAFLLANPALANVSAIKNQRFAVLPLSSVVAGVRNPAAVEQVARALFPEAFK, encoded by the coding sequence ATGAACCGAACAAACCATCGTATACCGGGCATATATCTGATCATTCTGTTGATCATTACGGCCCTGATTCTGGCGGCCTGCGGCAATCAAGGCGCTGCGCCAGCGGCTACCAGCCCTGCTCCAACGGCGGCGCCCGCCACAACGGCGCCGGTGTCCGCCGAGCGGGTTGTCACCACCACCGCCAACGGCTTCCCGCTGACAATCGAGAACTGTGGCCTGACCCAGACCTATGCTGCGCCGCCGCAGCGGGCGGTGACAATGAACCAGCACGTCACCGAGGTGATGCTGGCCCTTGGTCTCCAGGATCGCATGGTCGGCACCGCCTACCTCGATGACGCTATTCTGCCTGAGTTCCAGGCGGCCTACGCAGCCATTCCGGTGCTCTCCGACCAGTATCCGTCGCTGGAGACGCTCCTCGCCGCGCAACCCGATTTCGTCTATGGAGGGTTCCGTAGCGCCTTCAGCGAGGAATCGGGCCGCACCCGCGAGAGGCTGGCCGCGAGCGGCGCCAACTCCTTCCTCTCGACCGAGTACTGCACCGACAGCCCCGTGACCATGGAGACGGTCTACGACGACATCAGGAAGATCGGCGCCATCTTCGGCGTGCCCGAGCGGGCCGAGGAACAGATCCGCAAGATGCAGGCGCAGATTGACGCGGTGAAGGCAAAGATCCCTGCCGGCCCGGCGCCGCGGGTTTTCGTCTACGATAGCGGGGAGGACAAGCCTTTTACCTCGGGTGGCAATGGGATCGCCAACAATATCATCACCCTGGCCGGCGGCGAAAACATCTTTGCCGACCTCCCGGACACGTTTGGCGATGTGAGCTGGGAGGAAGTAGTTGCCCGCAACCCCGAGGTTATCCTGATCTTCGACTACGGTGATACCACTGCCGAGCAGAAGCGCGCGTTCCTGCTGGCCAATCCGGCACTGGCCAATGTGAGCGCGATCAAGAACCAGCGCTTCGCCGTGCTGCCGCTCTCCAGCGTAGTAGCCGGCGTGCGCAACCCTGCCGCGGTGGAGCAGGTGGCGCGCGCGCTCTTCCCGGAGGCCTTTAAATGA
- a CDS encoding ABC transporter substrate-binding protein, protein MSRFRLSWMATLLLAIALVACGGPRATQTPTATPAAPATATPPPAPTAAPPTPAPTVAVLEAPVTNLTEGCVTDYDPDLDYFPEKVTLEDASGWTIEYFNNYKLITVLNPWRDADVQFRYVLVQCGTPAPPDVGDAQVIEVPVKSIITMSTTQLPHLKELDLLDRLVGVDTFKYINTPEVVELIEAGKLKEIGSGAELNVEQAIDLEPDLVMTYGVGNPEFDSHPKLLEAGLKVAMNSEYMEPTPLGRAEWIKFTAAFFNREALATEVYAGIAGRYAEMAAKAQAVTDKPTVFSGAPFRGTWYMPGGNSYAAKLLADAGAAYLWADDTSTGSMQLSFEEVLDRAKDADIWVNPGSWKTLAEGLAQDERFAQFAAFQNGRVYNNNRRLNANGGNDYWETGVTNPDLVLADLIAIFHPELLPDHEFVFYQRLE, encoded by the coding sequence ATGTCGCGTTTCCGACTCTCCTGGATGGCCACCCTGCTCCTCGCCATCGCCCTCGTCGCCTGTGGCGGCCCGCGCGCCACTCAGACGCCCACGGCCACGCCAGCGGCGCCGGCTACCGCAACCCCTCCGCCCGCGCCTACTGCCGCCCCTCCTACCCCCGCGCCCACGGTGGCGGTTCTCGAAGCGCCCGTCACCAACCTCACCGAAGGCTGTGTCACCGATTACGACCCCGACCTCGATTACTTCCCTGAAAAGGTCACCCTCGAAGATGCCTCCGGCTGGACCATTGAGTACTTCAACAACTACAAGCTCATAACCGTGCTCAACCCCTGGCGCGACGCCGATGTCCAGTTTCGCTACGTGCTGGTGCAGTGCGGCACCCCCGCCCCGCCAGACGTGGGCGATGCCCAGGTGATCGAGGTGCCGGTGAAGTCCATCATCACCATGTCTACCACCCAGTTGCCGCACCTGAAGGAACTCGATCTGCTGGATCGCCTGGTGGGCGTTGACACCTTCAAGTACATCAATACGCCCGAGGTGGTGGAGCTGATCGAGGCCGGCAAGCTGAAGGAGATCGGGAGCGGGGCCGAGTTGAACGTTGAGCAGGCGATCGATCTCGAACCCGACCTGGTGATGACCTACGGCGTGGGCAACCCGGAGTTCGACTCGCACCCGAAGTTGCTCGAAGCCGGCCTGAAGGTGGCCATGAACAGCGAGTACATGGAACCAACCCCTCTGGGACGGGCCGAGTGGATCAAGTTCACTGCCGCCTTCTTCAACCGTGAAGCGCTGGCCACCGAGGTGTATGCGGGGATCGCCGGGCGCTACGCCGAGATGGCCGCAAAAGCGCAGGCGGTGACCGACAAGCCCACGGTCTTCTCCGGCGCGCCCTTCCGGGGCACGTGGTACATGCCCGGCGGCAACAGTTACGCCGCGAAGCTCCTGGCCGACGCAGGGGCGGCCTACCTCTGGGCCGATGACACCTCGACCGGCAGTATGCAGTTGAGCTTCGAGGAGGTGCTCGACCGCGCTAAAGACGCCGACATCTGGGTCAACCCCGGTTCCTGGAAAACCCTGGCCGAGGGTCTGGCCCAGGACGAGCGCTTCGCCCAGTTCGCCGCCTTCCAGAACGGCAGGGTCTACAACAACAACAGGCGCCTGAATGCCAACGGCGGCAATGACTACTGGGAAACCGGCGTGACCAACCCCGATCTCGTGCTGGCCGACCTGATCGCCATCTTCCACCCTGAATTGCTGCCGGACCACGAGTTCGTATTCTACCAGCGCCTGGAGTAG
- a CDS encoding ABC transporter permease, which yields MSDRLVSSRAAPAVTAGEGRRRPGAVRSSVERRRQRGLGASGRAALGGLALMVALVVVGPLLWPLDPLAQAIDNRLAPPSLAHPLGTDQYGRDTLARLLTGGRWSLLGALLVCLGTTGIGGALGAAAALGPRWLDGVIGRITETFQAVPGVLLALALTALLRPSFGNLVLALVLTNWTWYARMYRALIVRELAAPYIEGARAIGVSTGRLLARHILPNILGPALVVATINLGAVILNLSALSFIGLGLPPPTPEWGNMINEARPLFQRVPRLMLAPGFCIAMVVLCVNVLGNALRDRVDVRIT from the coding sequence ATGAGCGATCGTCTCGTCTCCTCCAGGGCTGCCCCGGCGGTTACCGCAGGCGAGGGCCGACGGCGACCGGGCGCCGTCCGGTCGTCGGTGGAACGGCGCCGGCAGCGCGGCCTGGGCGCCAGTGGCCGGGCGGCTCTGGGGGGTCTGGCACTGATGGTGGCGCTGGTGGTAGTGGGGCCGCTGCTCTGGCCGCTCGACCCGCTGGCCCAGGCGATTGACAACCGCCTCGCCCCACCTTCGCTGGCCCACCCGCTGGGCACCGATCAGTACGGACGCGATACCCTGGCGCGCCTGTTGACGGGCGGACGCTGGTCGCTGCTGGGAGCGCTGCTGGTTTGCCTGGGCACCACTGGCATCGGCGGAGCGCTCGGCGCAGCGGCGGCGCTCGGCCCGCGCTGGCTCGATGGAGTGATCGGGCGGATCACCGAGACCTTCCAGGCCGTACCGGGGGTGCTGCTGGCGCTCGCCCTCACTGCGCTCCTGCGCCCCTCGTTCGGCAACCTCGTGCTGGCCCTGGTGCTGACCAACTGGACCTGGTACGCGCGCATGTACCGCGCCCTGATCGTGCGCGAACTGGCCGCGCCCTACATCGAAGGCGCCCGCGCGATCGGGGTCAGCACGGGCCGGCTGCTGGCGCGCCACATCCTGCCGAACATCCTGGGGCCGGCCCTGGTCGTAGCGACCATCAACCTGGGCGCGGTCATTCTCAACCTCTCGGCGCTTTCGTTTATCGGACTGGGGCTGCCGCCGCCTACTCCTGAGTGGGGCAATATGATCAATGAGGCCCGTCCGCTCTTCCAGCGCGTGCCGCGGCTGATGCTTGCTCCAGGATTCTGCATCGCGATGGTTGTGCTCTGCGTCAACGTGCTGGGCAACGCCCTGCGCGACCGGGTTGATGTGCGGATCACATAA
- a CDS encoding ABC transporter permease translates to MLAQLLARISGGLLALWLVSLLAFGLMALAPGEPARLLLIAEGVTMPTPELVAAKRAELRLDDPLPARYLHWLSGALRGDFGACYRSGRPVWAIYSERFPATLMLAGLTLALSLAVALPLGLIAAIRRGSVLDALLQALAVLGAAAPGFWVALILMLVFAATLRWLPALGSPTLAGMLLPAITLALPNVAVLSRLVRAATLDVLGQPFMVTAQAKGYSSREAVWRHGLPNVWPAVVTAITLEAAYLLTGTVIIETVFAYPGVGRLAVDAALLGNMPVLALCVLMAAGIYVLGNWLADLLMFTLDPRVRSI, encoded by the coding sequence ATGCTGGCGCAACTCCTGGCCCGCATTAGCGGCGGCCTCCTGGCGCTCTGGCTGGTCAGCCTGCTGGCCTTCGGGTTGATGGCCCTGGCCCCGGGCGAGCCAGCGCGCCTGCTGCTCATCGCCGAAGGGGTGACCATGCCAACCCCGGAACTAGTGGCCGCCAAACGGGCCGAGTTGCGACTTGATGATCCGCTGCCAGCGCGCTACCTGCACTGGCTGTCCGGGGCGTTGCGGGGCGACTTCGGGGCATGTTACCGCAGCGGGCGCCCGGTGTGGGCGATCTACAGCGAGCGCTTCCCGGCCACGTTGATGCTGGCGGGGCTGACCCTGGCCCTGAGCCTGGCGGTGGCGCTGCCACTCGGGCTGATCGCCGCCATCCGGCGTGGCAGCGTGCTCGACGCTCTGCTTCAGGCGCTGGCTGTGCTTGGCGCCGCTGCCCCCGGCTTCTGGGTGGCCCTGATTCTAATGCTGGTCTTCGCCGCCACCCTGCGCTGGCTGCCTGCCCTGGGCAGCCCCACCCTGGCCGGCATGCTCCTGCCGGCGATCACCCTGGCCCTGCCGAACGTGGCCGTGCTCTCGCGGCTGGTGCGCGCCGCAACGCTGGACGTGCTCGGCCAGCCCTTCATGGTTACCGCGCAGGCCAAGGGATACAGCTCGCGTGAAGCAGTCTGGCGCCACGGTCTTCCGAACGTGTGGCCGGCAGTGGTCACCGCGATCACCCTGGAGGCGGCCTATCTGCTCACCGGCACGGTGATCATCGAGACGGTCTTCGCCTATCCGGGGGTGGGCCGGCTGGCGGTGGACGCGGCCCTGCTGGGCAATATGCCGGTGCTGGCTCTCTGTGTGCTCATGGCTGCTGGAATCTACGTGCTCGGCAACTGGCTGGCCGATCTGCTGATGTTCACGCTTGACCCGCGGGTACGGAGCATATGA
- a CDS encoding ABC transporter substrate-binding protein translates to MRSLVHYLTTLLALMVLVACGAAPTTTPVATPGAQLPAATTAPTAPTAASRGELRIGTGLSIPATLDVTQGSTGFTMITYGAGETLTRLTPEQQLEPWLAETITELDPNTWQVTLRQNVRFHDGSPMTAEAVAASLQDSLTALPGAKNFVPADTAITVIDERTLTLRTPAPAGNLPYSLANWNFVIHRPAQDGISILTGMYRPVSLEKDQEFVLEPFADYWGGPPPLARLIVRKITDGNARALALQSGDLDMLTNVPPDIAASLPADISQTSVPGTRLHYMILNHTRAPFNDVKVREAAAWAIDREALLAATLNGQGSVAANMYPPSVGIEIVPAQATDVEKAKRLLDEAGWVAGADGVRVKDGQRLEFTLYSYPGRPELTPIAIAIQAQLGAIGFAVKVEEVQDITSQIEGGEFQASMFSVRVASDPQYMPGVTLVEGASYNYGGYRNDALEALFKELQAASDPAERQKLARQMQEIVAKDTPNIYLVVPPLITAFNGKVVSGYTPHPDDLYLVTRDLKVTR, encoded by the coding sequence ATGCGATCACTCGTTCACTACCTGACCACCCTGCTCGCTCTGATGGTTCTCGTCGCCTGTGGCGCGGCGCCGACGACGACGCCGGTCGCGACCCCCGGCGCCCAGTTACCCGCTGCGACGACGGCGCCGACCGCGCCAACGGCTGCGAGCCGCGGCGAGTTGCGTATCGGCACCGGTCTGAGCATCCCCGCCACCCTGGACGTTACCCAGGGCTCGACCGGCTTCACCATGATCACCTACGGCGCCGGCGAGACGCTGACCCGCCTGACCCCGGAGCAACAGCTCGAGCCCTGGCTCGCCGAGACGATCACCGAGCTTGACCCGAACACCTGGCAGGTGACGCTGCGCCAGAACGTGCGCTTCCACGACGGCAGCCCGATGACTGCTGAGGCCGTTGCCGCCTCGCTCCAGGACAGTCTGACGGCATTGCCCGGCGCCAAGAACTTCGTACCGGCCGACACTGCGATCACCGTCATTGATGAACGCACGCTCACGCTGCGCACGCCGGCGCCGGCGGGCAACCTGCCCTACAGCCTGGCAAACTGGAACTTCGTCATCCACCGGCCCGCCCAGGACGGGATCTCGATCCTCACTGGCATGTACCGTCCGGTGAGCCTGGAAAAGGACCAGGAGTTCGTACTGGAGCCTTTCGCCGACTACTGGGGCGGCCCGCCGCCGCTAGCGCGGCTGATCGTGCGCAAGATCACCGACGGTAACGCGCGCGCCCTGGCCCTTCAGAGTGGCGACCTGGATATGCTCACCAATGTGCCCCCGGATATCGCGGCCAGCCTGCCCGCCGACATCTCCCAGACCAGCGTGCCCGGCACGCGCCTGCACTATATGATCCTCAACCATACGCGCGCGCCTTTCAATGATGTGAAGGTGCGCGAGGCAGCCGCGTGGGCGATTGACCGCGAGGCGCTGCTGGCTGCGACCCTCAACGGCCAGGGCAGCGTGGCCGCGAATATGTACCCGCCCTCGGTGGGCATCGAGATTGTACCCGCCCAGGCGACCGATGTTGAGAAAGCGAAGCGGCTGCTCGACGAGGCCGGCTGGGTCGCGGGCGCCGATGGGGTGCGCGTAAAGGACGGCCAGCGGTTAGAGTTCACGCTCTATAGCTACCCTGGACGACCGGAACTGACGCCGATCGCCATCGCCATCCAGGCTCAGCTCGGCGCGATTGGCTTCGCAGTCAAGGTCGAGGAGGTGCAGGACATCACCTCGCAGATCGAGGGTGGCGAGTTCCAGGCCAGTATGTTCTCGGTGCGCGTGGCAAGCGATCCCCAGTATATGCCGGGCGTCACGCTGGTTGAAGGGGCCTCCTATAACTACGGCGGCTACCGCAACGATGCGCTGGAGGCGCTCTTCAAGGAACTCCAGGCCGCCAGCGATCCCGCCGAGCGCCAGAAGCTGGCGCGCCAGATGCAGGAGATCGTCGCGAAGGATACGCCCAATATTTACCTGGTAGTCCCACCGCTGATCACTGCGTTCAACGGCAAAGTGGTGAGCGGCTATACGCCCCACCCGGACGATCTTTACCTCGTCACTCGCGATCTGAAGGTGACACGGTAA
- a CDS encoding AAA family ATPase, translated as MRIALYGKGGIGKSTIAANLAAAFAARGRTVLQVGCDPKHDSTRLLLDGRRITTVLEYLRDTPPDRQRLPDVMHRGYGEVACVEAGGPEPGVGCAGRGILSTFALLDRLGLDTAAFDVVLYDVLGDVVCGGFAVPLHAGYADVVCIV; from the coding sequence ATGCGGATTGCGCTTTACGGCAAGGGCGGCATCGGCAAATCCACCATCGCGGCCAACCTGGCGGCGGCCTTTGCCGCAAGGGGCCGGACGGTCCTGCAGGTCGGCTGCGACCCCAAACACGACTCGACCCGGCTGTTGCTGGACGGCCGGCGGATCACAACGGTGCTTGAGTACCTGCGCGACACCCCGCCTGATCGGCAGCGCCTGCCCGATGTAATGCACCGCGGGTACGGCGAGGTGGCCTGCGTCGAGGCCGGGGGGCCGGAGCCGGGCGTCGGCTGCGCCGGACGCGGCATCCTGAGCACCTTCGCCCTGCTCGACCGGCTGGGGCTGGATACGGCGGCATTCGACGTGGTGCTCTACGATGTGCTGGGCGACGTGGTCTGCGGCGGCTTCGCCGTGCCCCTGCACGCCGGCTACGCCGATGTGGTCTGCATCGTCTGA
- a CDS encoding acyl-CoA thioesterase, with amino-acid sequence MAEANRAETRMVLPIFPADTNHYRTLFGGQAVAWIDQAAFICATRWCRRKVVTVHIGEVNFHHPVREGSIVELIARLKRTGRTSMHVAVEMWWEPMDRDERVLACQAECILVALDDEDHPVAVPQLPAVE; translated from the coding sequence ATGGCTGAGGCCAACCGCGCCGAAACGCGCATGGTCCTGCCGATTTTCCCCGCCGACACCAATCACTACCGAACGCTGTTTGGCGGCCAGGCGGTGGCCTGGATTGACCAGGCAGCGTTCATCTGCGCCACGCGCTGGTGCCGGCGCAAGGTGGTGACGGTGCACATCGGCGAGGTCAACTTCCACCACCCGGTGCGCGAGGGGTCAATCGTCGAACTGATCGCGCGCCTCAAGCGCACCGGGCGCACCTCGATGCATGTCGCCGTCGAGATGTGGTGGGAGCCGATGGACCGCGACGAACGGGTGCTGGCCTGCCAGGCCGAGTGCATCCTGGTGGCCCTTGACGACGAGGACCACCCGGTGGCCGTGCCGCAGTTGCCGGCGGTCGAATAG
- the meaB gene encoding methylmalonyl Co-A mutase-associated GTPase MeaB, giving the protein MSNGRHRPEWQPATPPKDAVFASSVMDGVAGGHDGLPGQSSGGGSKPVARRRHLTAPDYVEGVRRGDRTILARAITLIESNAPAHLAQAQEVLQALLPYTGGALRVGITGVPGVGKSTFIEALGVMLCERGHRVAVLAVDPSSSVTRGSILGDKTRMEALSRHPNAYIRPSPTGGSLGGVTRKSRETMLVCEAAGFDVILVETVGVGQSETAVRGMVDFFLLLMLAGAGDELQGIKKGIMELADALVITKADGENRIRAMSAQADYNKALHYLAPATPGWKTRARICSAVTGEGIAEIWAEIERFREVTTASGVFQERRRQQTRDWLHALIEDYLRSRFFNHPAVKARLPEIEAAVVAGTLPVTAGAQALAQAFEEAANG; this is encoded by the coding sequence ATGAGCAACGGCAGGCATCGCCCCGAATGGCAACCGGCCACACCGCCGAAGGACGCGGTCTTCGCCTCGTCGGTGATGGACGGCGTGGCCGGCGGCCACGACGGGCTTCCGGGTCAGAGCAGCGGCGGGGGTTCCAAACCGGTGGCGCGACGGCGCCATCTGACGGCGCCTGACTACGTGGAAGGGGTGCGCCGCGGCGACCGCACCATCCTCGCCCGGGCCATCACGCTGATCGAGAGCAACGCGCCGGCCCATCTGGCCCAGGCCCAGGAGGTGTTGCAGGCCCTTCTGCCCTACACCGGGGGAGCCCTGCGCGTCGGCATCACCGGCGTGCCCGGCGTGGGCAAGAGCACCTTCATCGAAGCCCTGGGGGTGATGCTCTGCGAACGGGGCCATCGCGTCGCCGTGCTGGCAGTGGACCCCTCCAGCAGCGTCACCCGCGGCAGCATCCTTGGCGACAAAACACGCATGGAGGCTCTGTCGCGGCACCCCAACGCCTACATCCGCCCCTCGCCCACCGGCGGCAGTCTCGGCGGCGTCACCCGCAAGAGCCGCGAGACCATGCTGGTCTGCGAGGCGGCCGGCTTCGACGTGATCCTGGTCGAGACCGTGGGCGTCGGCCAGAGCGAGACGGCCGTGCGGGGGATGGTGGACTTCTTCCTGCTGCTCATGCTGGCGGGGGCGGGCGACGAGTTGCAGGGGATCAAGAAGGGCATCATGGAACTGGCCGACGCCCTGGTGATCACCAAGGCCGACGGCGAGAACCGCATCCGCGCCATGTCCGCCCAGGCCGATTACAACAAGGCCCTGCACTACCTGGCCCCCGCCACCCCCGGCTGGAAGACCCGCGCTCGCATCTGCTCGGCAGTGACCGGCGAGGGGATCGCCGAGATCTGGGCGGAGATCGAGCGCTTCCGCGAGGTCACGACCGCGTCCGGGGTCTTTCAGGAGCGGCGGCGCCAGCAAACCCGCGACTGGCTGCATGCGCTCATCGAGGATTACCTGCGCTCGCGCTTCTTTAACCACCCCGCGGTGAAGGCGCGCCTGCCGGAGATCGAGGCCGCAGTCGTCGCCGGGACGCTCCCGGTGACGGCGGGGGCCCAGGCTCTGGCCCAGGCGTTCGAGGAGGCAGCCAATGGCTGA
- the scpA gene encoding methylmalonyl-CoA mutase translates to MTTPDFTKIAYRDDNAAPDLAQWRALAEQEAGQPLENLVWRTMEQIDVKPLYTASDLEGLEHLGFTAGIPPYLRGPYPTMYVTQPWTVRQYAGFSTAEESNAFYRRNLAAGQKGLSVAFDLATHRGYDSDHPRVVGDVGKAGVAIDSILDMKILFDGIPLDQMSVSMTMNGAVIPVMAFYIVAAEEQGVRQDQLTGTIQNDILKEYMVRNTYIYPPEPSMRIIADIFAYTAKHMPKFNSISISGYHMQEAGATADLELGYTLADGLEYVRAGLKAGLPIDRFAPRISFFWAIGMNYFMEVAKMRAARLLWAKIIKQFDPKDEKSMALRTHCQTSGWSLTEQDPFNNVARTCIEAMAAALGHTQSLHTNSLDEAIALPTDFSARIARNTQLYLQEETGICKIVDPWGGSYYLESLTDKLARRAWGHIQEVESLGGMAKAIEAGLPKLRIEEAAARRQAHIDSGQETIVGVNKYRLPSEPPLEILEVDNTAVRQAQIERLKKLRAERDEARTQAALNALTRVAETGEGNLLEAAIEAARARATLGEISMAMERVFGRYKATIRAISGIYSSEYSDAEQINRVRALADAFAQEEGRRPRILVAKIGQDGHDRGAKVVATAFADMGFDVDIGSLFQTPEEVARQAVENDVHVVGISSLAAGHKTLLPQLVEELRKLGREDIVVVIGGVIPAQDYAFLREHGAALIFGPGTIIPVAAEKLLNELRRRLHASEATESDPALSASAETRNDV, encoded by the coding sequence GTGACCACCCCCGATTTCACCAAAATCGCCTACCGCGACGACAATGCCGCGCCCGACCTGGCGCAGTGGCGCGCCCTGGCCGAGCAGGAGGCCGGGCAACCCCTTGAGAACCTGGTCTGGCGGACGATGGAGCAGATTGATGTCAAGCCGCTCTACACCGCCTCCGACCTCGAAGGACTGGAGCACCTTGGCTTCACTGCCGGCATTCCGCCGTACCTGCGCGGGCCGTACCCGACTATGTACGTCACCCAGCCCTGGACGGTGCGCCAGTACGCCGGCTTCTCGACCGCCGAAGAGAGCAACGCCTTCTACCGGCGCAACCTGGCCGCGGGCCAGAAGGGCCTTTCGGTGGCCTTTGACCTGGCCACCCACCGCGGCTACGACTCGGATCACCCCCGCGTCGTCGGCGACGTGGGCAAGGCGGGCGTGGCGATCGACTCGATCCTCGACATGAAGATCCTCTTCGACGGCATCCCGCTCGATCAGATGTCGGTCTCGATGACCATGAACGGGGCGGTGATCCCGGTGATGGCCTTCTACATCGTCGCCGCCGAGGAGCAGGGCGTGCGCCAGGATCAGCTCACCGGCACCATCCAGAACGACATCCTGAAAGAGTACATGGTGCGCAACACCTACATCTACCCGCCCGAGCCCTCGATGCGCATCATCGCCGATATCTTCGCCTACACCGCGAAGCACATGCCCAAGTTCAACAGCATCAGCATCTCCGGCTACCACATGCAGGAGGCCGGGGCCACCGCCGATCTGGAACTGGGCTATACCCTGGCCGACGGGCTGGAGTACGTGCGCGCCGGTCTCAAGGCGGGGCTGCCAATCGACCGCTTCGCCCCGCGGATCTCCTTCTTCTGGGCCATCGGCATGAATTACTTCATGGAAGTGGCCAAGATGCGCGCCGCGCGCCTGCTCTGGGCCAAGATCATCAAGCAGTTCGATCCCAAAGATGAGAAGTCCATGGCCCTGCGCACCCACTGCCAGACCTCGGGCTGGAGCCTGACCGAGCAGGACCCGTTCAACAACGTGGCCCGCACCTGCATCGAGGCCATGGCCGCGGCCCTGGGCCACACCCAGTCGCTGCACACCAACTCGCTCGATGAGGCCATCGCTCTGCCCACCGACTTCTCGGCGCGCATCGCCCGCAACACCCAGCTCTACCTGCAGGAGGAGACCGGGATCTGCAAGATCGTGGACCCCTGGGGCGGCTCCTACTACCTGGAGAGCCTCACTGACAAGCTGGCGCGACGGGCCTGGGGCCACATTCAGGAGGTCGAGTCCCTCGGCGGCATGGCCAAAGCCATCGAGGCTGGCCTGCCCAAGCTGCGCATCGAGGAAGCCGCCGCGCGCCGCCAGGCCCACATCGACTCGGGGCAGGAAACCATCGTCGGGGTGAACAAGTACCGCCTGCCCTCCGAGCCGCCGCTGGAGATCCTCGAGGTGGACAACACCGCCGTGCGCCAGGCCCAGATCGAGCGCCTGAAGAAGCTGCGCGCCGAGCGCGACGAGGCGCGCACGCAGGCGGCGCTGAACGCCCTGACCCGCGTGGCCGAGACCGGCGAAGGCAACCTGCTGGAGGCGGCCATCGAGGCGGCGCGGGCGCGGGCCACCCTGGGCGAGATCTCGATGGCCATGGAGCGGGTGTTTGGCCGCTACAAGGCCACCATCCGCGCCATTTCGGGCATCTACAGCAGTGAGTACAGCGACGCGGAGCAGATCAACCGCGTGCGCGCCCTGGCCGACGCCTTCGCCCAGGAGGAGGGCCGGCGCCCGCGTATCCTGGTAGCCAAGATCGGCCAGGACGGCCACGACCGCGGAGCCAAGGTGGTCGCCACCGCCTTCGCCGATATGGGCTTTGACGTGGACATCGGCTCGCTCTTCCAGACGCCGGAGGAAGTAGCCCGCCAGGCGGTGGAAAACGACGTCCACGTAGTGGGGATCAGTTCGCTGGCCGCCGGGCACAAGACCCTGCTGCCGCAACTGGTTGAAGAGTTGCGCAAGCTCGGTCGCGAGGACATCGTGGTGGTCATCGGCGGGGTGATCCCGGCGCAGGACTACGCCTTCCTCCGCGAGCACGGCGCGGCGCTGATCTTCGGACCCGGCACCATCATCCCCGTTGCCGCCGAGAAGCTGCTCAACGAACTGCGTCGCCGCCTCCACGCGAGCGAAGCGACGGAAAGCGATCCGGCGCTCTCGGCGAGCGCGGAGACAAGGAACGACGTATGA